Below is a window of Rhodanobacteraceae bacterium DNA.
GCTCTCTGCGTCCTGCTTCTGGCATCGGCCATCCGCATCCCCAGTCCAGGCCGGTTGAGGCCTCGGCGCGCTTGGGATGCTGTCGCCGTGTGTGGCAGACTCGTGAAGATCGATGGACCCCGTCCGGGGATCGATCGAGGGCGGAATCGTGGGGGTTCCCGTTGCTCCAGCGCTGTGTAGTTCCCGGGCTGCCGGCTCCGCCCGGGCGCGCCACCCGTCATCGATCCGGCGAGTCTTCGTGTTGCGCCTGGCGCTTGCAGTCCGCACCGTTTTTGCCATGCTGACGAAACGAGTTAGGGAGAACTGAATGTCACTGACTATCGGAGTTCCAAGAGAGATCGTCGCAGGCGAAAAGCGCGTCGCGACCGTCCCCGAAGTGGTCGAGAAGCTGATCAAGCTGGGCTTCAAGGTCGCGGTCGAAGCGGGCGCCGGCGATGCCGCCAACTGCAGCGACGACAGCTACCGCGCTGTGGGCGCCAGCATCGTCGAGGCCGCGCCGCAGTTGTGGGCGGAGTCCGACATCGTCTTCAAGGTCGCCGTTCCGACCACCGAGGAAGTCGGCCTGCTGCGCGAGGGTGGCACCCTGATCGGCTTCATCTGGCCGGCGCAGAACCCGGAACTGATGCAGCAACTGGCCGCGAAGAAGGCCACGGTGCTCGCCATCGACTCGCTGCCGCGCACCCTCAGCCGCGCGCAGAAGATGGATGCGCTGACCTCCCAGGCGGGCGTTGCCGGGTATCGCGCGGTGATCGAAGCCGCCAATGCTTTCGGCCGCTTCTTCAACGGTCAGATCACGGCTGCGGGCAAGGTGCCGCCGGCCAAGGTGTTTATTGCCGGCGCTGGTGTTGCCGGCCTGGCCGCGATTGGTACCGCCGCGGGCTTGGGCGCCATCGTGCGCGCCAACGACACGCGCGCGGAGGTGGCCGACCAGGTGGTCTCCCTCGGCGGCGAGTTCGTCAAGGTCGACTATGAGGAAGAGGGTTCCGGTGGCGGCGGCTACGCCAAGGTGATGAGCGAGGGCTTCCAGAAGGCCCAGCGCGAGATGTACGCCAAGCAAGCGCGCGAGGTGGACATCATCATTACCACCGCGCTGATCCCGGGCAAGCCGGCGCCGCGGTTGATCACCGCGGACATGGTCAAGAGCATGAAGCCCGGCAGCGTGATCGTCGACATGGCGGCCGAGCGTGGCGGCAACTGCGAGTTGACCGAGCCCGGCCAGGCGGTGGTCCGGCATGGCGTGACCATCGTCGGCTACACCGATTTGGCCAGCCGCCTGTCGAAGCAGTCGTCCACCCTGTACGCGACCAATTTGTTCCGCCTGACCGAAGAGCTGTGCAAGACCAAGGACGGCAAGATCGACGTCAACATGGAGGACGATGCCATCCGTGGCCTGACGGTCATCAAGAATGGCGAGATCACCTGGCCGCCGCCGGCGCCGAAGGTGGTCGCGGCGCCGCCGGCGGCGAAGCCCGCCGCACCGGCGCAGAAGAAGAGCGGCGGCCACGGCAAGGCGAGTGAGCCGGCATCGGCGAAGGCCACCGCCGGGATGTTCGCGGCCGCGGCACTGATCTTCTGGTTCATCGGCGCGGGCGCGCCGCCGGCCTTCCTCGGGCACTTCACGGTCTTCGTGCTGGCCTGCTTCGTCGGCTACATGGTCGTCTGGAATGTCACGCCGGCGCTGCACACGCCGCTGATGAGCGTCACCAACGCCATCAGCAGCATCATCGCGATCGGCGCCCTGATCCAGGTGGGGCCGGAGGGCCTGATTCGCTGGCTGGCGGTCACTGCCATCGCACTGACCGCGGTGAATATGTTCGGCGGATTCGCCGTCACGCAGCGCATGCTGCAAATGTTCCGTAAGTAGGGGATACGCGAATGTCTGCGAGTCTGGTCACTGTCGCCTATATCGGAGCGATCATCCTTTTCATCCTGAGTCTCGGCGGGTTGTCCAACCCCGAGACCTCGCGTCGCGGCAATCTCTACGGAATCATCGGCATGACCATCGCCGTGCTGGCCACGGTGTTCGGTCCGCGCGTGACGATGGCCGGGATTCCGTGGATCGTCGGCGCCCTGGTCGCGGGCGGTGCGGTCGGCCTGTATGCCGCGCGCACCGTCAAGATGACCCAGATGCCCGAGTTGGTCGCGCTGATGCACAGCCTGGTCGGCTTGGCGGCCTGCCTGGTCGGCTTTGCCAGCTACATCGATCCGTCCGCCTCGGCGGGGCTCACGGATGTCGAGAAGACCATCCATGAGGTCGAGATCTACGTCGGCATCCTGATCGGCGCGGTCACGTTCTCAGGCTCGGTCATCGCCTTCGGCAAGCTCTCCGGCAAGATCGGCGGCAACCCGCTGCTGCTGCCGGGTCGCCACTGGATCAACCTCGCCGGCCTCCTGGTGGTGATCTGGTTCGGGCGCGAGTTCCTGCATGCGCACACGGTGGCCGAGGGCATGACGCCGCTGATCGTGATGACCACGGTTTCGCTGCTGTTCGGCATCCACATGGTGATGGCCATCGGTGGTGCGGACATGCCGGTGGTGGTCTCGATGCTCAACAGCTACTCGGGCTGGGCGGCGGCGACCGGCTTCATGCTCAGCAATGACTTGCTGATCGTGACCGGCGCGCTGGTGGGTTCGAGCGGCGCGATCCTGTCGTACATCATGTGCACGGCAATGAATCGCAACTTCATCAGCGTGATCGCCGGCGGCTTTGGCACCACCAGCGGGGCTGCGGCCTCGGCGGGTGCCGCCAAGCCGGCGGGCGAGGTGGTGCCGATCAGCAGCGCCGAGACCGCCGAACTGCTGCGCGAGGCCAAGAGCGTGATCATCGTGCCGGGCTATGGCATGGCGGTGGCGCAGGCCCAGCACACGGTGTACGAAATCACCAAGCACCTGCGCGAGAAGGGCGTCAACATCCGCTTTGGCATCCACCCGGTGGCGGGCCGCATGCCTGGCCACATGAACGTGCTGCTGGCCGAGGCCAAGGTGCCCTACGACATCGTCCAGGAAATGGACGAGCTGAACGACGATTTCCCGAACACCGATGTGTCGATGGTGATCGGTGCAAACGACATCGTGAATCCCTCCGCGCAGGACGACCCGGCCAGCCCGATCGCCGGCATGCCGGTGCTCGAGGTGTGGAAGGCGAAGACCTCGATCGTGATGAAGCGCAGCATGGCCTCCGGCTACGCGGGCGTCGACAACCCGTTGTTCTACAAGGAGAACAACCGGATGCTGTTCGGCGATGCCAAGAAGATGCTGGACGAGGTCCTGGCTGCGCTGAAGGGCTGAGGCCGGTTGCCGCATCGGGGGCCTCTGGTGATGCGCCTGCAGAGGCTCCCGGCTGCAGCTGACACGCTGCGCGGATTGCGGCGTGTGCGGCCATGATCGCCGCCATCGATTGGCTCCTGCCGCTGCTCGCCACCGCGGTCGCCGCCAGCGCAGTCTGGATCCATCGCCGACGCGCTGGCGTCAAGCAGCTTGTCGCGTCGCACGTCGCATTCGCCGGGGGCACGGCGTTGGTGATCGGTGCTGTCGGACTCTTCCGGGCGGCGGCGGCTGCGAAGGCAGCCACTGGGCTGGTCGAGATGGAACAGGCGGCCGGAGAGTTCGGTTTCGCGCGGGCATTGCTCGCGTTGGCCGGTGTGCTGACCGGTACGACGGCTCTTGCCGTTTCGCTGGTGGTCCTGGCCAGGCTGAAGTGGAACTCCCGCGCGTTCCGTTTCGGCGGTCAGTGGCGCCTCAACCTGCTCCTGCTGCTCGCCGCTGGCGTGCTCGGCGCGATGGCCGCCGTGCAGCTGGATGAGCGATTGATCATCGGGTTTGGCCTTGTCTGCCTTGCCTTGGGCGTGGGCGTGGCGCTGCCGGTTGCGCCGGCTGACTTCTCTCGCGCGCTCTGGTCCGGCGCTGCCATGGCAGGCCTGGCATGGGTGTGCACAGGACTCGCGCTGCGTAGCCCGGTGTTTGCCATCGCGGGCATGGTGGTCGGTGTCTTCGGCGTGCTGCGGATCCAGGCGGCGATAGTGGCGGAGGGCTCGATCCGCGACGCGCTGGCCGGCCATTCGGAACCCTCGGTCCGCCCTTGACCGCGCCCGTCAGCGGCGCCGCGGCCGGGAACTCGCGCCTTCGCCTGGTATCCTCCAGCCGAGCACCAAAGCGAGCGCCACGGCGATGGCATAGCTCGCCATGTCGGCGGCGCCCGCGTGCGCACGCGTCACTGCCCAGGCCATGTCGATGCCGATCACGCGGATCGCATCTGGTAGTTCCAGGCCCATCTGGCCGGCGATGAATCCCGCCGCGATCAGGTAATTCGCATGCGCCGAGGTCAGCAGCACCAGCAGCGCGCAGACGAGCGCCCGCAGGGCGCCCGGCGGGTGGCTGTTGTAGCGCAGCAGAGCCGCCAGCAGCAGCGCGGCGAGTGGCGCCATCCATGCGGCGTGATTGCCCGCGGCGAGCGCCAGCAAGGACCACAGCGCGCCGAGTGCTGCCGCGGCGAGCAGCGCCGCACAGGTGCCGAGCAGGAAATTGAGCAGGCGCATGGATCCAGGGCCAACCGCGGGCGCCGCATGATGCCAGCACAGCGGTCCGGCGTGCCGCCCCCTTGTCAGTGCGTGTCCTGTCCGCCGGGGCGGGGGCGGGTGCGCTGGTAGGTTTCCAACGCCACCAGGCCGGCATGGGCCAGTTCGCCCAGACGGCCGCTGACCCCGCCGCGGAAGTCGCGAGCACGCGCATGGGCGCGGGCGTGCACGATCGCCCAGCCGTTGCGTTCGCTCGATTTGATGAGGTAGAGCGCGGCATCGGCCAGCTCCAGCGCCAGATTCCAGTCGTCGCTGTCACTCTTGTCGGCCAGCGTCGGGAACAGCGCATAGCCGATCGACGCCGTCAGCCGGGTGCGCAACGCACCGCTGGGCGCAAACTCTTTCTGCGAGATAAGGCTGCGCAGGCGCTCGCAGAACTGCGCCGCGTCCGCGATCGATTCCGCTGGCATCACCAACATGAATTCCTCGCCACCCCAGCGCAGCGGGATGCCATCCTCGCCAGCAAACTCAAGCAGCAAGGAAGCCAGTTGCCGCAGTACCTCATCCCCGGCGAGATGGCCGTGGACGTCGTTGATGCGCTTGAAATGGTCGAGGTCGATGAGCACGAAGGCCAGGCGGCGCTGCACGCCGTCGCCGGCCGCGCGGCGCCAGTTACCCATGTAGTGCGCAAGGAAGCGCCGGTTGCGCAGCCCGGTCAGCGCGTCGGTGTGAGATTCCTCGACGAGCGCACGGTTGGCTGAGCGCAGGCGCTCGTTGGCGCGGTCGAGATCGGCGGTGCGCTGGCGCACCAGTTCCTCCAGTGCGTGCTCACGACGCAGCGTCCGTTGCCGGTATCCGAGCCAACCGAGCACCAGCAGCGCCAGGGACAGCAGCACCAGCAGGGCCCGGAACCACCACGCCCGGTACCACGGCGGCACCAGGCGGAACTCGATGGTCGCCGGGTGCGGACTGTCGAGCCCCGCACTGCTGGTGGCCACCACCTCGAAGCGGTAATGGCCGGGGGCGAGGTTGGTGTAGTACGCGGTCCTTCGCGAGCGCGCCGAGCGCCAGTTGTCGTCGTAGCCCTGCAGGCGGTAGCGGAAGCGCAGGCCGGTCGGGTCCTGCAGCGCCAGTCCGGCGTACTGGATCGTGACGTCGCCGCTGCGCCCGTCCAGGGTGAACGGCCCCGGGCCTTCGTAGGTCACGCCGAGATGCTCGATGGATTCGGCGACGATCGGTGGCGACAAGCCGCTTCGCCGGACCTTGGCCGTGTCCAGGCGGAGCACGCCGTCCAGGGTCGGCAGCCATAGCTCGCCATTGCTGCGTGCGATGCGCGCCTGCGCGCCACCGTTGCAGCAGCGAGAGCGCAGTGCGCCGGCATGGCTGTCGCCGGTCTGGACGATCATGTCGCCAAGCACCCGGCCCCCTTCGGCGTGATATCGATCCAAGTCACCGTGGGCGATCCGGTAGACGCCCTCGGGACTGGTCACGTAGACGAAGCCGCTGTCGCTCGCCAGTGCGAACGCGCTGTTGTAGGGCAACCCTTGCCGGGTGGTGATCTGGCGCAGGCTGTCGGGTGCGCCGACGAACAGTCCGGCATCCATGGTGGCCACCAGCAGCTTGCCATTGCGCCAGGGCAGGATCGCGGTCACCAGCGCGGGTACCAGTTCCGCCGGTTGGTCGATGCGACGAAAGCGACCGTCGATGCCGCGGTACAGCCCGCGCTCGGTGCCTACCCAGAGCTCGCCACGTTGCGACTGCGCAAGGGCCCGGATCCGGGTCTCCATCAGGCCACGTTCGGCTGCATGCAGGCGCAGTTCGCCTTCGTCCTGCTCGTACAGGCCCTGGCTGGTACCGATCCAGTAGTGGCCGGGCGCCTCCTCGACCACCGCGCGGATGCCCGCCCGGGCCAGCGGTTCCCAGAGCGGATCACGCCGCAGCTCGCGGCCGTTCCAGCGTGCCAGGCCGGCGCGCGTGCCGATCAGCAGGTCGCCGTCGCGGGTGCGGAACAAGTTGTAGACAGACGAGTCCGGCAGCTCGCGCGTGCTGGTGATCAGGCGGATGCTGCCATCGGGATCGAGGCGCTCGACCCCGCTGTTGGTGCCGACCCAGAGGCGCCGGCTGTCGTCGGCCACGACACTCCAGACAAAGGGATCCGACAGACCGTCTTCTACGTTGAAGCGCGCCACCCAGCCATTCCACACGCGGGCCAGGCTGTGGGTCAGGCTCCCGATCCACAGATTGCCCTCGCGATCTTCGAAAAAGGAAGCGATCCACGCGGTACCGGGGAGATTCGACGTCAGGCACGGCTCCAGTCCACGACGCGGGTGATAACGCCATGCGCCTTCGGTAGTGCCGATCCACAGGTTGCCGTCGCCATCGCGATAGAGCGCTTCGACGCGGTGCTGCGCCAGTGGGGCAGCCCAACCTGGCTGCACCCAGCGCGTATCGTCGAGCTGGAGGATGCCGCGACGGGTTCCGGCGTAGAGACCTTCCGGCGCGGCCAGGAGCGCGGTCACTGCCGGCGCTTCGTTTGCTCCCGGCAATGGGTACAGGCGCACGCGCGCGCCATTGATCTCGTGCACCTCGCGGTTGCTTGCGGCGTACACCGTGCTGCCGTTGCGGGCGATCGCACTCACCGGGAGATCGCGCAGGCCCAGCAACTGCACGCCGGTGGCATCGATGCGGTACAGGCCGCGGTCGGTTCCAGCCAGCAGTTGGCCGTCGATGTCGTTGGCCAGGGCCGTGACCGCGACATCGCGCCCCGGTTGCAGCTCGATCCCGGCCCACAGACTGTCCTGGTAGCGAGTCAGTCCGCGTGAGGATGCAAACCAAAGGCTGCCGTCGCTGCCCAGATGTACCTTGTCGATGATGTTTGCACGCAGCGCTGGCGTATTCTCGACGTTGTAGACACGAAAGCGCACGCCATCGAAACGGGCAACCCCGTTCTGGGTGGTCAGCCACAGATAGCCGGTGGCGTCCTGGGTGATCGCCAGCACCGAGAGCTGCGGCAGGCCGTCCTCAATGCTCCAGCGGTCATGGATGTACTGGCGGAAGGGCTTGTCCGGATCCAGCGCCCATCCGGGCAGGGACCACAGGCAGAGCAGGAGGCACCACCAGACCCGCGGCCCGGGCAGGCGCGTGCGGGGAAACGTCGCGGTGGCCGCTAGGCTTGCCTGCACGGTTCCATCCGGGATGGTTGAATGCGCGATTGTAGTCAGAACCTGCAGCCGCGACATGCGGTCGCAACATCCGCAGCGCAGGCGCGATCGGCCATCGCGCGGCAACAACGAGATCAGCACGACATGTACAGCAGAACCAGCGAACCGGTGAAATTCGAACGCAACTGCGCCGCAGTGATGGTGCCCAGCGGCGATGCGGTCGAGCTGCCGGCCGGCAGCGTCGGTTACATCACGCAGGCACTCGGCGGCGCCTTTACGGTCTATGTCGAGGGCAACCTGTTCCGCATCGCCGGACAGGACGCCGACGCGATCGGCAAGACACCACTGCCCTTGCCGGCCCTGGCCGAAGGGGCCAGCGATGCTGACGTCGAGGCCTTGGTCTGGGACCAGCTGCGCACCTGCTTCGATCCCGAAATCCCGGTCAACATCGTCGAACTCGGACTGGTCTACGAGTGCAACCTGTTCCGCCTGGACGACGGCCACCGGCGGGCGGAGATCAAGATGACCCTGACGGCCCCGGGCTGCGGCATGGGGGAAACCCTGGTGAGCGACGTGCGCTCCAAGGTCGAGCTGATCCCCACGATCAGCGAGGCCGATGTCGAGCTGGTGTTCGATCCGCCCTGGAACCAGAACATGATGAGCGAGGCGGCCAAGCTCGAAACCGGGATGCTTTAGGGAACCGCGGAACCATTTGATCGGGATCAGGACGCGGGCCTGCGCGCGCTTGCAGCATGGGTCATCCGCCGGCCATGCCGGCTCATTCCCGGAGCGAGAATCCCATGATCCGATTCGTCAGTGGCGACATCCTGTTGAGCCAGGCGCAGGCCATCGTGCATGGCGTGGCGCCGAACGATCCTTTCGCCCACGGGCTGGCGCATGAACTGCGCGAGCGTTGGCCGTCGATGTACAAGGATTTCCGCCACTTCTGCCAGACCCGCCATCCCGAGCCCGGCACGGCGTGGACCTGGAGCGGGGCGGGCGACACCCACGTGATCAGCCTGTTCACCCAGGAAGGCAGCTATGGGCATGGCGCCAAGCCCGGTCGCGCGACGGTCGCGCACGTCAACCACGCGCTGCGGGCGCTGGTCGCGGAGATCCAGCGCGAGGGCTACCACAGTGTGGCCCTGCCACGTCTGGCGACCGGGGTTGGCGGGCTCGACTGGGCCGATGTCGAGCCGCTGATCGAGGCGCACCTGGGCAAACTCGAGATTCCGGTGATCGTCTATTCCCAGTACCGCGCCGGCGTCGCGGCCGACGAAGGCCTGGCGAAACGCGCCGCCTTGTCTTGATGCCACGAGCGCCCGGCCATGCCGGACGCTCGCTGGGCGTCGCTGAGGCTGAAAGGAGATGCTTGACCGCGCCTTGGTTTCCGGTGCTTCCCCCAAGGGGCGATCGGACCGTTGTTTCCTGGGTCAATGGAAAACGACCGGCGGATTTCAATTCAAGAACGTCCGCACGCGCACGCTGGCGGATCTCCCGGCGGCATCCAGGGCCACCAGGTGCTGGTCTCCGCAGCTGTCGAGCTTCAGGTCCAGCGGAGCCGAACCCTGCGTCTGGCCAGCCAGACGGTCATTCAGCAACCACTGGATCTGGCCGTCCGTCCCCAGGGCCTGCACCCGCACCGTGATCGGACCGCTGCGGTTGCTCGGGGTGCGCAGCACGCTGCCGTCGTTGATGCCAGCGATACGCAAGCCCGTGCTGTATTCATCCGGTGTGCAGCCTTTCGCCAAAGGTGGCAACTCGCTGCGCTGGCGGGTCGCTTTGGAAAGCCAGGGGTAGGCGAGCGCCGGCCAGCGCGCCACGGTGACCAATAGCGCGTCCGCCCGGTGGCAGCTCAAGTTGCGCCGCAGCGCATCCGGATCTCGCCAGTACTGCAGCAGGCCGCCACGCCAGGTATCGATTTCGCGATCGGGGAAGGTCGGTGGCAGCGTGCCGGCCAGAACCCAGGCAGGCCAGCGCCGATGGCAGTGCGCGGGCTCGGTGTCGGCCTCGCTGCGCCCTGAGCGGCCAGCAGATCGGAACTTCGGTCACGCTCGCCGGTGGTGGTGCGAGATCGCGCGTGCGCCGGCTCGGCAGGCTGTCGGCGATCTCGATCAGCAGCGGCAGCGCAGTGATGGCGCCGAACTGGCCGGGCAGGGGAGTGCCGTCGGGACGCCCGATCCAGACGCCCAGAGTGTACTCGGGCGTCACCGCCAGCGCCCAGCTGTCGCGGAAGCCGTAGGAGGTCCCGGTCTTCCAGGCCAGGCTGACGCGGCTGGCGGTGTCGAAGCTGCGCGTGCCGAGGTTGTCGTTGGGGTCGCGCTCGAGCATGCGGCGCACGATCCAGGCGGCTCCCGGACTCATGAGGTAGCGCGATTGCAGCGGCTCCTCCAGCCTGAGGCGTGGCCGCGCCGCGAGTCCGTCGCGCGCCAGCGCGAGATACGCGCCGACCAGTTCCTCCAGCGTCGTCGCGCCGCCGCCCAGGATCAGCGCGAGGTTGGGCACGGCACCGTCGGCCATGCGCAGCTTCAGGCCGGCGTTCTCCAGCGTCGACGCAAAGCGCACCACGCCGACGCGGTCGAGCAGGTCCACGGCTGGCACATTCAGCGACAGGCGCAGCGCCTGGGTCGCGCTGACCGGGCCCTGGAAGCGCTCCATGAAGTTGCTCGGCTGGTAGCCGTCGAAGGACTGCGGCGCGTCGATCAGCAGGCTCATCGAATGGATCAGGCCCTGGTCCAGCGCCATCCCGTAGAGAAAGGGCTTGAGGGTGGAGCCGGGCGAGCGCGCGGCCATGACCATGTCGACGTGGCCAGCACGCGTGGTATCGAGCAGGGCGGCGGAACCGACATAGGCCAGGGTCTCGGCGCTGGCATTGTCGACCACCATCGCGGCCACCGAGTTGCGCTCCGGCAGGCGGCGCAAATGCGCCTCGACGCGCGCCTCGACGCGCTGCTGCAGCGCGGCGTCGATGGTGCTGCGCACGATGCCGCCGGCATCGGCGCGGGCGCGCAGTCGCTGAGCCAGCAGGGCCGCGCGCATCGGCGCGCGCAATTGGCGTGCGCCCACCTGCTCGATGCGCGCATCGTCGCCGCGAGCTGCGCTCCACTGGCCCAACTCGACCAGGCGCGCGATCACCTTGTCGCGCGCGCGCTGCGCCGCCTGCGGATGCCGGTCCGGCCGCAGCCGGCTGGGCGCCTGCGGCAGCACCACCAGCAGCGCGGCCTCGGCATCGCTGAGTTCGCCCACGGGTTTGCCGAGGTAGGCGTGGCTCGCGGCCTGGACGCCCTCGATGGCACCGCCGAAGGGCGCCAGGTTGAGGTACATCTCGAGGATCTGGCGCTTGTCGAAGCGCCACTCCAGTTGCAGCGCGCGCCACGCCTGCATGAGCTTGCCGAGCGGCGTGCGCGGGATCGGCTCCAGCATCCGCGCAACCTGCATGGTCAGCGTGGAGCCGCCGGAGACCACCCGGCCGTTCATGGTCGCCTGCGCCAGCGCGCGGACCAGGCTCGCCGGATTGACGCCCGGGTGGCGGAAGAACCAGCGGTCTTCGTAATGCAGCAGCGCGGCCAGGTAGGCCTGCGATACCTCGTCCAGCCGCACGCGGTAACGCCAGACCCCATCGCGGTCGGCAAAGGCGCGCAACGGCGTCCCGTCGCGCGCCAGCACCAGCGTGCTGCCGGGCGCGTCGATGCGCTCCAGCGGCGGTGGAAACAGGCGGTCTGCGGCATGGACCAGCGCTGCGGCGAGCAGCGGCAACCATGCCCAGCGGGAGCGCAGCCAACGGGTGCTCATCGTTGAACGGCGCTGGTTGTTGGCGGCAAGAGCCGATGGGCGTAGCCCGGAGTGCGCGCACCGCGCGCTCTCCGGGTACTTGCCGCAAGCACCCGGA
It encodes the following:
- a CDS encoding Re/Si-specific NAD(P)(+) transhydrogenase subunit alpha — translated: MSLTIGVPREIVAGEKRVATVPEVVEKLIKLGFKVAVEAGAGDAANCSDDSYRAVGASIVEAAPQLWAESDIVFKVAVPTTEEVGLLREGGTLIGFIWPAQNPELMQQLAAKKATVLAIDSLPRTLSRAQKMDALTSQAGVAGYRAVIEAANAFGRFFNGQITAAGKVPPAKVFIAGAGVAGLAAIGTAAGLGAIVRANDTRAEVADQVVSLGGEFVKVDYEEEGSGGGGYAKVMSEGFQKAQREMYAKQAREVDIIITTALIPGKPAPRLITADMVKSMKPGSVIVDMAAERGGNCELTEPGQAVVRHGVTIVGYTDLASRLSKQSSTLYATNLFRLTEELCKTKDGKIDVNMEDDAIRGLTVIKNGEITWPPPAPKVVAAPPAAKPAAPAQKKSGGHGKASEPASAKATAGMFAAAALIFWFIGAGAPPAFLGHFTVFVLACFVGYMVVWNVTPALHTPLMSVTNAISSIIAIGALIQVGPEGLIRWLAVTAIALTAVNMFGGFAVTQRMLQMFRK
- the pntB gene encoding Re/Si-specific NAD(P)(+) transhydrogenase subunit beta, yielding MSASLVTVAYIGAIILFILSLGGLSNPETSRRGNLYGIIGMTIAVLATVFGPRVTMAGIPWIVGALVAGGAVGLYAARTVKMTQMPELVALMHSLVGLAACLVGFASYIDPSASAGLTDVEKTIHEVEIYVGILIGAVTFSGSVIAFGKLSGKIGGNPLLLPGRHWINLAGLLVVIWFGREFLHAHTVAEGMTPLIVMTTVSLLFGIHMVMAIGGADMPVVVSMLNSYSGWAAATGFMLSNDLLIVTGALVGSSGAILSYIMCTAMNRNFISVIAGGFGTTSGAAASAGAAKPAGEVVPISSAETAELLREAKSVIIVPGYGMAVAQAQHTVYEITKHLREKGVNIRFGIHPVAGRMPGHMNVLLAEAKVPYDIVQEMDELNDDFPNTDVSMVIGANDIVNPSAQDDPASPIAGMPVLEVWKAKTSIVMKRSMASGYAGVDNPLFYKENNRMLFGDAKKMLDEVLAALKG
- a CDS encoding NAD(P)(+) transhydrogenase (Re/Si-specific) subunit beta, which translates into the protein MIAAIDWLLPLLATAVAASAVWIHRRRAGVKQLVASHVAFAGGTALVIGAVGLFRAAAAAKAATGLVEMEQAAGEFGFARALLALAGVLTGTTALAVSLVVLARLKWNSRAFRFGGQWRLNLLLLLAAGVLGAMAAVQLDERLIIGFGLVCLALGVGVALPVAPADFSRALWSGAAMAGLAWVCTGLALRSPVFAIAGMVVGVFGVLRIQAAIVAEGSIRDALAGHSEPSVRP
- a CDS encoding diguanylate cyclase, which gives rise to MQASLAATATFPRTRLPGPRVWWCLLLCLWSLPGWALDPDKPFRQYIHDRWSIEDGLPQLSVLAITQDATGYLWLTTQNGVARFDGVRFRVYNVENTPALRANIIDKVHLGSDGSLWFASSRGLTRYQDSLWAGIELQPGRDVAVTALANDIDGQLLAGTDRGLYRIDATGVQLLGLRDLPVSAIARNGSTVYAASNREVHEINGARVRLYPLPGANEAPAVTALLAAPEGLYAGTRRGILQLDDTRWVQPGWAAPLAQHRVEALYRDGDGNLWIGTTEGAWRYHPRRGLEPCLTSNLPGTAWIASFFEDREGNLWIGSLTHSLARVWNGWVARFNVEDGLSDPFVWSVVADDSRRLWVGTNSGVERLDPDGSIRLITSTRELPDSSVYNLFRTRDGDLLIGTRAGLARWNGRELRRDPLWEPLARAGIRAVVEEAPGHYWIGTSQGLYEQDEGELRLHAAERGLMETRIRALAQSQRGELWVGTERGLYRGIDGRFRRIDQPAELVPALVTAILPWRNGKLLVATMDAGLFVGAPDSLRQITTRQGLPYNSAFALASDSGFVYVTSPEGVYRIAHGDLDRYHAEGGRVLGDMIVQTGDSHAGALRSRCCNGGAQARIARSNGELWLPTLDGVLRLDTAKVRRSGLSPPIVAESIEHLGVTYEGPGPFTLDGRSGDVTIQYAGLALQDPTGLRFRYRLQGYDDNWRSARSRRTAYYTNLAPGHYRFEVVATSSAGLDSPHPATIEFRLVPPWYRAWWFRALLVLLSLALLVLGWLGYRQRTLRREHALEELVRQRTADLDRANERLRSANRALVEESHTDALTGLRNRRFLAHYMGNWRRAAGDGVQRRLAFVLIDLDHFKRINDVHGHLAGDEVLRQLASLLLEFAGEDGIPLRWGGEEFMLVMPAESIADAAQFCERLRSLISQKEFAPSGALRTRLTASIGYALFPTLADKSDSDDWNLALELADAALYLIKSSERNGWAIVHARAHARARDFRGGVSGRLGELAHAGLVALETYQRTRPRPGGQDTH
- the sufT gene encoding putative Fe-S cluster assembly protein SufT gives rise to the protein MYSRTSEPVKFERNCAAVMVPSGDAVELPAGSVGYITQALGGAFTVYVEGNLFRIAGQDADAIGKTPLPLPALAEGASDADVEALVWDQLRTCFDPEIPVNIVELGLVYECNLFRLDDGHRRAEIKMTLTAPGCGMGETLVSDVRSKVELIPTISEADVELVFDPPWNQNMMSEAAKLETGML
- a CDS encoding macro domain-containing protein, translating into MIRFVSGDILLSQAQAIVHGVAPNDPFAHGLAHELRERWPSMYKDFRHFCQTRHPEPGTAWTWSGAGDTHVISLFTQEGSYGHGAKPGRATVAHVNHALRALVAEIQREGYHSVALPRLATGVGGLDWADVEPLIEAHLGKLEIPVIVYSQYRAGVAADEGLAKRAALS
- the pbpC gene encoding penicillin-binding protein 1C → MSTRWLRSRWAWLPLLAAALVHAADRLFPPPLERIDAPGSTLVLARDGTPLRAFADRDGVWRYRVRLDEVSQAYLAALLHYEDRWFFRHPGVNPASLVRALAQATMNGRVVSGGSTLTMQVARMLEPIPRTPLGKLMQAWRALQLEWRFDKRQILEMYLNLAPFGGAIEGVQAASHAYLGKPVGELSDAEAALLVVLPQAPSRLRPDRHPQAAQRARDKVIARLVELGQWSAARGDDARIEQVGARQLRAPMRAALLAQRLRARADAGGIVRSTIDAALQQRVEARVEAHLRRLPERNSVAAMVVDNASAETLAYVGSAALLDTTRAGHVDMVMAARSPGSTLKPFLYGMALDQGLIHSMSLLIDAPQSFDGYQPSNFMERFQGPVSATQALRLSLNVPAVDLLDRVGVVRFASTLENAGLKLRMADGAVPNLALILGGGATTLEELVGAYLALARDGLAARPRLRLEEPLQSRYLMSPGAAWIVRRMLERDPNDNLGTRSFDTASRVSLAWKTGTSYGFRDSWALAVTPEYTLGVWIGRPDGTPLPGQFGAITALPLLIEIADSLPSRRTRDLAPPPASVTEVPICWPLRAQRGRHRARALPSALACLGSGRHAATDLPRSRNRYLAWRPAAVLARSGCAAAQLELPPGGRAIGHRGALAGARLPLAFQSDPPAQRVATFGERLHTG